One part of the Dasypus novemcinctus isolate mDasNov1 chromosome 29, mDasNov1.1.hap2, whole genome shotgun sequence genome encodes these proteins:
- the ZNF703 gene encoding zinc finger protein 703, translating into MRNLTRAHHPTYKSARRRRAPGASPRRAPRGVPRLRTRPGSCSIATSSPRKRVLQLAGFGQDRSGSGSRRENRGCVRRSGASKTPESSGSGSGGGGGKRPAVSLLPPADPLRQANRLPIRVLKMLSAHTGHLLHPEYLQPLSSTPVSPIELDAKKSPLALLAQTCSQIGKPDPPPSSKLNSVAAAATALGAEKEPGRAAPGAASAAAALKQLGDSPAEDKSSFKPYSKGAGDSRKDGGSSSVSSTSSSSSASPGDKAGFRAPSAACPPFPPHGAPVSASSSASSPGGSRGGSPHHPDCKSGGAELDKKDQEPKASPEPAAMSRGGEPGAHGGAEPGASGRKSEPPSALVGAGHVAPVSPYKPGHSVFPLPPSSIGYHGSIVGAYAGYPSQFVPGLDPSKSGLVGGQLSGGLGLPPGKPPSSSPLTGASPPSFLQGLCRDPYCLGGYHSASHLGGSSCSTCSAHDPAGPSLKAGGYPLVYPGHPLQPAALSSSAAQAALPSHPLYTYGFMLQNEPLPHSCNWVAASGPCDKRFATSEELLSHLRTHTALPGAEKLLAAYPGASGLGSAAAAAAAAAASCHLHLPPPAAPGSPGSLSLRSPHTLGLSRYHPYGKSHLSTAGGLAVPSLPTAGPYYSPYALYGQRLASASALGYQ; encoded by the exons ATGAGAAACCTGACACGCGCCCACCACCCAACCTATAAATCAGCGCGTAGGCGCCGCGCGCCTGGCGCCTCCCCGCGGCGCGCACCGCGCGGGGTACCTCGCCTCCGCACCCGCCCGGGCTCCTGCTCCATCGCGACCAGCTCACCCCGGAAGCGGGTCCTCCAACTTGCCGGCTTCGGACAAGACAGGAGTGGCAGCGGCTCCCGCCGGGAGAACCGTGGCTGTGTGCGGCGCTCGGGCGCTTCCAA GACACCCGAGAGCAGCGGcagcggcagcggcggcggcggcgggaagAGGCCGGCGGTGTCCCTCCTGCCCCCGGCGGACCCCCTGCGCCAGGCGAATCGGCTCCCGATCCGGGTCCTGAAGATGCTGAGCGCCCACACCGGCCACCTCCTGCACCCGGAGTACCTGCAGCCGCTGTCCTCCACTCCCGTCAGCCCCATTGAG CTGGACGCCAAGAAAAGTCCCCTGGCGCTGCTGGCCCAGACCTGCTCGCAGATCGGCAAGCCGGACCCGCCGCCCTCCTCCAAGCTCAACTCGGTGGCGGCGGCGGCCACTGCGCTGGGAGCGGAGAAGGAGCCCGGGCGCGCCGCCCCCGGCGCCGCCTCCGCCGCGGCGGCCCTCAAGCAGCTGGGGGACTCCCCGGCCGAGGACAAGTCCAGCTTCAAGCCCTACTCCAAGGGCGCCGGCGACTCCCGCAAAGACGGCGGCTCCTCCTCCGTGTCCTCCACCTCCTCGTCGTCCTCCGCGTCCCCGGGAGACAAGGCGGGCTTCAGGGCTCCCAGCGCCGCCTGCCCGCCCTTTCCCCCGCATGGAGCGCCGGTCTCGGCGTCCTCGTCCGCGTCCTCGCCCGGCGGCTCCCGGGGCGGCTCCCCGCACCACCCTGACTGCAAGAGCGGCGGCGCGGAGCTGGACAAGAAGGACCAGGAGCCCAAGGCCAGCCCGGAGCCCGCAGCCATGAGTCGCGGGGGCGAGCCGGGAGCGCACGGCGGCGCCGAGCCCGGGGCGTCCGGGCGCAAGTCGGAGCCACCCTCGGCGTTGGTGGGGGCCGGCCACGTGGCGCCGGTGTCGCCCTACAAGCCCGGCCACTCGGTGTTCCCGCTGCCACCCTCCAGCATCGGCTACCACGGCTCCATCGTGGGCGCCTACGCCGGCTACCCGTCTCAGTTCGTGCCTGGCCTGGATCCCAGCAAGTCGGGCCTCGTGGGAGGCCAGCTGTCGGGGGGCCTGGGCCTGCCCCCCGGCAAGCCCCCCAGCTCCAGCCCCCTCACCGGGGCCTCCCCGCCCTCCTTCCTGCAGGGATTATGCCGGGACCCCTACTGCCTGGGAGGTTACCACAGCGCCTCGCACCTCGGCGGCTCCAGCTGCTCCACTTGCAGCGCGCACGACCCGGCCGGGCCCAGCCTGAAGGCGGGCGGCTACCCGCTGGTGTACCCGGGCCACCCGCTGCAGCCCGCCGCGCTCTCGTCCAGCGCCGCGCAGGCCGCGCTGCCCAGCCACCCGCTCTACACCTACGGCTTCATGCTGCAGAACGAACCGCTGCCGCACAGCTGCAACTGGGTGGCGGCCAGCGGCCCGTGCGACAAGCGCTTCGCCACCTCGGAGGAGCTGCTCAGCCACCTACGGACTCACACGGCCCTGCCGGGCGCCGAGAAACTTCTGGCCGCCTATCCCGGGGCGTCGGGCCTGGgcagcgccgccgccgccgccgccgcggccgccgcctcctgccacctgcacctgcccccgcccgccgcccccggcAGCCCCGGGTCGCTGTCTTTGCGGAGTCCACACACTTTGGGGCTAAGCCGATACCACCCCTACGGCAAGAGCCACTTATCCACAGCGGGGGGCCTGGCGGTGCCGTCCCTCCCCACAGCCGGACCCTACTACTCGCCATACGCGCTGTACGGACAGAGACTCGCGTCAGCCTCGGCGCTCGGATACCAGTAG